A stretch of Porites lutea chromosome 5, jaPorLute2.1, whole genome shotgun sequence DNA encodes these proteins:
- the LOC140937104 gene encoding uncharacterized protein: MTGEPREDTKMVGDEKLKFKQKSTGRILLYLIAAIAIIVFIVGIVLIALAAKKKDCDGKSKNQAPGGGQSSEQQTSFCDYSAEAKRINLTGIILKAKRSYYENHPFQLTNDPDATRDDIKNKYNAYNPTPEYIKKVTDAAWGLFKEVNEIKVEYEKLKPRERKALTQLKHYLKTVFGQPFDMNYYAGDWMMGPTFYCKQPICDVGKHLQEMLKNLKPKTLEDIDEIERKLKTHKDGILRYMENVKMGKLHGMVYSEEACVSGRNALKRKYLNIASRNETGVLEETYVRSVLDDNYFSGITEEMNTTWKGKHGKSVKQSFDEYLVQYMGQPMSTLLRYLEYEHIFYCVPSNISSGLANLPLDNVWYNGSENTSWPTNKFLSLAPNKKLSGKQAYSWILPYFTTNEMTPDDVHKLGYKQLKKLYPLAIEAAKSATGIRNESQAIEAFKRTLNDSSNFFNAEAFPANESDEDAHEKCNTIEKAKINCPQRWKVLESWFNEARMVMSMLYPKIVDMFYFNGDKHSTPNCPVELRPDLNPSSGIQSYDGSDPMCLEPAHYNIPFWLDRLGPKFSEWSINSHEARPGHHIQIQGTREHFKDTCGGVIAWLDSKTYYTAFLEGWGLYAENPLISDDTDVYVGRPMKKYGMLKWQIWRSVRMIVDTGLHYTGMKRDKAIKMFVDHAWDDSDFTRKEVTRYQSWPGQSTSYMVGRLGILEARNYTKTNLGDKFNLKDFHFQVLSQGSSPLAFLKDHIANYVQCVKKPDNDGCSDILNPPKRAPPKDSDKKSGMYQYFEAYRHYA; encoded by the exons ATGACAGGAGAACCGAGGGAGGACACCAAGATGGTGGGTGACGAGAAGTTGAAGTTCAAGCAGAAGTCGACTGGAAGAATTCTTTTGTACTTGATCGCTGCCATTGCGATAATCGTTTTCATTGTAGGAATTGTTCTAATCGCGCTGGCTGCAAAAAAGAAGGATTGTGATGGAAAGAGCAAAAACCAAGCTCCTGGAGGAGGTCAGTCTAGCGAGCAGCAAACATCGTTTTGTGATTATTCGGCGGAAGCAAAGCGGATCAACCTGACTGGAATCATCTTGAAGGCAAAGAGGAGTTATTACGAGAATCACCCTTTCCAGTTGACGAATGATCCTGATGCAACTCGAGATGACATCAAGAACAAGTACAACGCTTACAACCCAACACCAGAATACATCAAAAAAGTCACGGACGCAGCTTGGGGACTATTTAAAGAAGTCAATGAAATCAAAGTGGAGTATGAGAAGCTAAAGCCAAGAGAAAGAAAAGCGTTAACGCAGCTCAAGCACTATCTGAAGACGGTGTTCGGACAGCCATTTGATATGAACTATTACGCCGGGGACTGGATGATGGGACCAACTTTCTATTGCAAACAACCGATCTGCGATGTCGGAAAGCATTTGCAAGAGATGCTCAAAAACCTCAAGCCTAAAACGCTGGAAGACATCGACGAGATAGAGAGAAAGTTAAAAACTCATAAGGATGGAATTTTGAGGTATATGGAAAACGTTAAGATGGGAAAATTACACGGGATGGTTTATAGCGAAGAAGCTTGCGTTTCTGGACGGAATGCCTTGAAAAGGAAATATCTCAACATCGCCTCACGTAACGAAACAG GTGTCTTGGAGGAAACGTACGTGCGAAGCGTCCTCGATGACAATTATTTTTCTGGCATCACGGAGGAAATGAATACTACATGGAAGGGCAAACATGGTAAATCTGTGAAGCAATCTTTTGATGAATACCTTGTGCAATATATGGGCCAGCCGATGTCGACACTGCTGAG GTATCTAGAGTACGAACATATCTTCTACTGCGTCCCAAGCAATATATCCAGCGGACTGGCCAATCTGCCACTGGACAATGTTTGGTATAATGGCAGCGAAAACACATCTTGGCCCACAAACAAATTTCTTTCCTTAGCTCCTAACAAGAAGTTGAGCGGTAAACAGGCGTACTCGTGGATATTACCATATTTTACTACTAATGAGATGACACCGGATGATGTTCACAAATTGGGATATAAACAATTGAAGAAGCTTTATCCGCTG GCCATAGAAGCAGCTAAAAGCGCTACTGGAATACGAAACGAAAGCCAAGCTATTGAAGCCTTCAAAAGAACGCTCAATGATTCCAGTAACTTTTTTAATGCTGAGGCTTTCCCTGCAAACGAATCTGACGAAGACGCACATGAAAAATGTAATACTATTGAAAAGGCCAAAATAAATTGTCCTCAGCGATGGAAAGTTCTAGAGAGCTGGTTCAATGAGGCTAGAATG GTAATGAGTATGCTGTACCCAAAGATAGTCGACATGTTCTACTTTAATGGAGACAAGCATTCGACTCCTAACTGTCCAGTTGAATTACGCCCTGACCTGAACCCTTCAAGTGGTATACAAAGCTATGATGGAAGTGATCCCATGTGTTTGGAGCCTGCGCATTACAATATTCCGTTTTGGCTAGACAGGTTGGGTCCCAAGTTTTCCGAATGGAGTATCAATTCCCACGAGGCACGACCGGGACACCATATTCAG ATTCAAGGGACCAGGGAACATTTCAAGGACACATGCGGTGGCGTGATCGCTTGGTTGGACTCCAAAACATACTATACCGCGTTTCTGGAAGGCTGGGGTCTTTACGCCGAGAATCCACTGATATCAGATGATACGGACGTTTATGTTGGCAGACCAATGAAAAAATATGGAATGCTGAAGTGGCAG ATCTGGCGATCAGTAAGAATGATTGTGGATACAGGCCTGCACTACACAGGAATGAAGAGAGATAAAGCCATCAAAATGTTTGTTGATCATGCTTGGGACGATTCTGATTTCACTAGGAAAGAG GTGACTCGCTACCAAAGTTGGCCAGGACAGTCTACATCCTATATGGTTGGAAGATTAGGAATTCTTGAAGCCAGAAACTATACAAAAACCAACTTGGGCGACAAATTCAACCTTAAAGATTTTCACTTTCAG GTTCTATCACAAGGATCGTCACCCCTTGCTTTCCTCAAAGATCACATTGCGAATTACGTCCAGTGCGTGAAGAAACCTGACAACGATGGGTGTTCCGATATTTTGAATCCTCCTAAGAGAGCTCCACCCAAGGATAGTGATAAGAAATCTGGAATGTACCAGTACTTTGAAGCCTACAGGCATTATGCTTAA